A single window of Pyxidicoccus xibeiensis DNA harbors:
- a CDS encoding HIT family protein codes for MSRWTNPEEWARLCSGEACVICRQGVPHDVIAELESCWVTMGEESPMQGYCCLVFRRHAVELHDLTPDEGAAFMHDIQRVSRILQSLTGAVKLNYEVHGNTLPHLHMHLFPRYVGDAFEGGPINPRAVKGPVYAPGECEALKQRVRAALAG; via the coding sequence ATGAGCAGGTGGACCAACCCCGAGGAGTGGGCACGGCTGTGCAGCGGCGAGGCCTGCGTCATCTGCCGCCAGGGCGTCCCCCACGACGTCATCGCCGAGCTGGAGTCGTGCTGGGTCACGATGGGCGAGGAGTCGCCCATGCAGGGCTACTGCTGCCTCGTCTTCCGGCGGCACGCCGTGGAGCTGCACGACCTGACGCCGGACGAGGGCGCCGCCTTCATGCACGATATCCAGCGCGTCTCCCGCATCCTCCAGTCGCTCACGGGCGCGGTGAAGCTCAATTACGAGGTGCACGGCAACACCCTGCCCCACCTCCACATGCACCTGTTCCCCCGCTACGTGGGAGACGCATTCGAGGGCGGCCCCATCAACCCCCGCGCGGTGAAGGGGCCCGTCTACGCGCCCGGAGAGTGCGAGGCGCTGAAGCAGCGCGTCCGCGCGGCGCTCGCTGGCTGA
- a CDS encoding metal-dependent hydrolase: MDNLAHSLVGAWMAEAGLKRTTPLATATLVIGANLPDVDAVFALGGSDVSLYWRRGWTHGVLALSLWPFVLAGLMMLYDRYVRRRRHPELPPARFGPLLVCSVLSVLSHPALDWLNTYGVRLLMPFDGTWFYGDTLFIIDPWVWLLAGASVIMADARTRKSAAGWLVLGAATTALITIPPFAPWPAKVLWVVGVAAILWLRLRGTHVLSVQRVATVCGVSLVLYLGAILLGSQVAAPGAQAWLRGQGLQVERTIAGPLPANPFVRDIIALGPDRYHFVRADFLKGGGERYRTSDPSQPRQPEPGPVIQAALAAPELRGLANWLRLPTFRQEETPDGWRVTIHDVRYSRMQSGGLGSAVVELDRELRPVKVGRPE, encoded by the coding sequence ATGGACAATCTGGCCCACTCACTCGTCGGCGCGTGGATGGCGGAGGCGGGGCTGAAGCGCACCACGCCGCTGGCCACGGCAACGCTCGTCATCGGCGCCAACCTTCCGGACGTGGACGCCGTCTTCGCCCTCGGAGGCTCCGACGTGTCGCTGTACTGGCGGCGGGGGTGGACGCACGGCGTGCTCGCGCTGTCGCTGTGGCCCTTCGTGCTCGCGGGGCTGATGATGCTCTATGACCGCTACGTGCGCAGGCGCAGGCACCCGGAGCTGCCCCCCGCGCGCTTCGGCCCGCTGCTCGTGTGCTCGGTGCTCTCCGTGCTCAGCCACCCGGCGCTGGACTGGCTCAACACCTATGGCGTGCGCCTGCTGATGCCGTTCGACGGGACGTGGTTCTACGGCGACACGCTCTTCATCATCGACCCGTGGGTGTGGCTGCTCGCGGGGGCCTCCGTCATCATGGCGGACGCGAGGACGCGCAAATCCGCCGCGGGCTGGCTGGTGCTGGGCGCTGCCACCACCGCGCTCATCACCATTCCCCCCTTCGCGCCGTGGCCCGCCAAGGTGCTGTGGGTCGTCGGCGTGGCGGCCATCCTCTGGCTGCGGCTGCGCGGCACGCACGTGCTCTCCGTCCAGCGCGTGGCCACGGTGTGCGGCGTGTCGCTGGTGCTCTACCTGGGCGCCATCCTGCTGGGCTCGCAGGTGGCGGCGCCGGGCGCGCAGGCGTGGCTGCGGGGGCAGGGGCTGCAGGTGGAGCGCACCATCGCGGGCCCGCTGCCGGCCAACCCCTTCGTGCGCGACATCATCGCGCTGGGGCCGGACCGGTATCACTTCGTCCGCGCGGACTTCCTGAAGGGCGGCGGCGAGCGCTACCGCACCTCCGACCCGAGCCAGCCGCGCCAGCCCGAGCCCGGCCCCGTCATCCAGGCCGCGCTCGCGGCGCCGGAGCTGCGCGGCCTGGCCAACTGGCTGCGCCTGCCCACCTTCCGGCAGGAGGAGACGCCGGACGGCTGGCGCGTCACCATCCACGACGTGCGCTACTCGCGCATGCAGAGCGGCGGGCTCGGCTCGGCCGTCGTCGAGCTGGACCGCGAGCTGCGGCCCGTGAAGGTCGGCAGGCCCGAGTAG
- a CDS encoding type IV pilus modification PilV family protein, with protein sequence MSRLPSRRNASGFTLIEAMVASVVFMLGMAGLLGAIIHARASTSTARRHTHAVAVATDLVAQAQLWAYDDARLVPSASPCAEDPTDAAGALLDPAAPGHAAFLACLHAEPWLQSRPWGGLPEADFPVGQGAWDRYRRYFVVNEVDAAGRPVTAAQAHSGARKDVWVLVTWSEGGTVRRVTSQVIKFNPVALTGLGGGR encoded by the coding sequence ATGTCCCGACTCCCTTCGCGCCGCAACGCCAGCGGCTTCACCCTCATCGAGGCGATGGTCGCCTCCGTCGTCTTCATGCTGGGCATGGCGGGCCTGCTCGGCGCCATCATCCACGCGCGCGCGTCCACCTCCACCGCCCGCCGTCACACCCACGCCGTCGCGGTGGCCACCGACCTGGTGGCGCAGGCGCAGCTGTGGGCGTACGACGACGCGCGGCTGGTGCCCTCGGCGTCGCCGTGCGCGGAAGACCCCACCGACGCGGCGGGCGCGCTGCTGGACCCGGCGGCGCCGGGCCACGCGGCCTTCCTCGCCTGCCTCCACGCGGAGCCCTGGCTCCAGTCGCGCCCGTGGGGTGGGCTGCCGGAGGCGGACTTCCCGGTGGGGCAGGGCGCGTGGGACCGCTACCGCCGCTACTTCGTGGTGAACGAGGTGGACGCGGCCGGCCGCCCGGTGACGGCGGCGCAGGCGCACTCCGGCGCGCGCAAGGACGTCTGGGTGCTGGTGACGTGGAGCGAGGGCGGCACCGTCCGCCGCGTCACCAGCCAGGTCATCAAGTTCAACCCGGTGGCGCTGACGGGACTCGGGGGAGGTCGGTGA
- a CDS encoding 50S ribosomal protein L11 methyltransferase, which translates to MSQTYLSLTVELPEEASESVQDLLHEAGALGLEVRDREGPLMPGVRAPQAGEAIVIGYFDERETAEDAQEQVQEAFPEARVGLSEQPQQDWSNEWKSLIKSVHVGRLWVGPPWDVKNAPEAAVRLVIEPKMAFGTGDHPTTALCLAAVDAYMKDHPGASVLDVGTGTGVLAIAAKKLGAGRVVATDNDPVSVELAQENQADNGTPDIEVSGKELTAVDGTFDLVLANILANTLIELAPLIAAKVKDRLVLAGVLAHQRTDVEAAYQKLGLTLLPGDSQGEWVRIDLKR; encoded by the coding sequence ATGTCCCAGACCTATCTGTCACTCACCGTGGAGTTGCCCGAGGAAGCGTCCGAGTCCGTACAGGACCTCCTCCATGAAGCCGGGGCCCTGGGCCTCGAGGTGCGAGACCGCGAGGGGCCCCTGATGCCGGGCGTGCGCGCCCCCCAGGCGGGAGAGGCCATCGTCATCGGCTACTTCGACGAGCGGGAGACGGCCGAGGACGCGCAGGAGCAGGTCCAGGAGGCCTTCCCCGAGGCCCGGGTGGGCCTGAGCGAGCAGCCGCAGCAGGACTGGAGCAACGAGTGGAAGTCGCTCATCAAGTCCGTGCACGTGGGCCGGCTGTGGGTGGGGCCGCCGTGGGACGTGAAGAACGCGCCGGAGGCCGCGGTGCGGCTGGTGATTGAACCGAAGATGGCCTTCGGCACCGGTGACCACCCGACGACGGCGCTGTGCCTGGCGGCGGTGGACGCGTACATGAAGGACCACCCCGGCGCGAGCGTGCTGGACGTGGGCACCGGCACGGGCGTGCTGGCCATCGCCGCGAAGAAGCTGGGCGCGGGCCGGGTGGTGGCCACCGACAACGACCCCGTCTCCGTGGAGCTGGCGCAGGAGAACCAGGCGGACAACGGCACCCCGGACATCGAGGTGTCCGGCAAGGAGCTGACCGCGGTGGACGGCACCTTCGACCTGGTGCTGGCCAACATCCTGGCCAACACCCTCATCGAGCTGGCGCCCCTCATCGCCGCCAAGGTGAAGGACCGGCTGGTGCTCGCCGGCGTGCTGGCGCACCAGCGCACGGACGTGGAGGCGGCCTACCAGAAGCTGGGCCTCACCCTGCTGCCCGGCGACAGCCAGGGCGAGTGGGTGCGCATCGACCTGAAGCGCTGA
- a CDS encoding pilus assembly FimT family protein, which produces MRSRPGGFTLIEVAVVLTLLSILVTLSVMALGVLPAKARMSGGVMELNAALSAARAHSLGRGVRTAVLIDTAEGATEDDARIRHWTVVDPWFLLDEAMAASPAWRSPETLVPPLPAPAGAYFRLLDSGHFGTAVRLAPAGFRHLARPTIQPGCVGAGAPAVELTSGTAEGSRAFPPPFCQVPDDAPCTFCSLAGSTMRGAVFFEPDGRVVLVDAVGQEDARGAGSIVFGGQAPDADVRALVLLDTGLFRSFDRNP; this is translated from the coding sequence ATGCGAAGCCGTCCTGGGGGATTCACACTCATCGAGGTCGCGGTCGTCCTGACCCTCCTCTCCATCCTCGTCACCCTGTCCGTCATGGCGCTGGGCGTGCTGCCCGCGAAGGCGCGGATGTCCGGCGGGGTGATGGAGCTGAACGCGGCGCTGTCCGCGGCGCGCGCGCACAGCCTGGGGCGCGGGGTGCGCACCGCGGTGCTCATCGACACCGCGGAAGGGGCCACTGAAGACGACGCGCGCATCCGCCACTGGACGGTGGTGGACCCGTGGTTCCTGCTGGACGAGGCCATGGCGGCCAGCCCCGCGTGGCGCTCCCCGGAGACGCTGGTGCCGCCGCTGCCCGCGCCGGCCGGGGCGTACTTCCGCCTGCTGGACTCGGGGCACTTCGGCACGGCCGTGCGCCTGGCGCCCGCGGGCTTCCGGCACCTGGCGCGGCCCACCATCCAGCCCGGCTGCGTCGGCGCGGGCGCTCCCGCCGTGGAGCTGACCTCTGGCACGGCCGAGGGCTCGCGGGCCTTTCCTCCCCCGTTCTGCCAGGTGCCGGACGACGCGCCCTGCACCTTCTGCTCGCTGGCCGGGAGCACGATGAGAGGCGCCGTCTTCTTCGAGCCGGACGGGCGCGTGGTGCTCGTCGACGCCGTGGGCCAGGAGGACGCGCGCGGCGCGGGCTCCATCGTCTTCGGTGGGCAGGCCCCGGACGCGGACGTGCGCGCCCTGGTGCTGCTGGACACCGGCCTCTTCCGCTCCTTCGACCGCAACCCGTGA
- a CDS encoding response regulator: MTRPTVLILNGNEDLLDVLSELLRAEGLAAVCVRIPDIERGREDFRQLVQEYDPSVIVFDVSVPFGRNWATFQELSGRPEVTGRPFVLTTTNREGAREYTGADVIELLLKPYDIGQFLGAVKEALSHAPSKSLSREPRMEQTGAADLPS; the protein is encoded by the coding sequence ATGACACGTCCCACGGTGCTGATTCTCAATGGCAACGAGGACCTGCTGGACGTCCTCAGCGAGCTGCTCCGGGCCGAGGGCCTGGCCGCGGTCTGCGTCCGAATCCCCGACATCGAGCGGGGCCGCGAGGACTTCCGCCAGCTGGTGCAGGAGTACGACCCGTCGGTCATCGTGTTCGACGTCAGCGTGCCCTTCGGCCGCAACTGGGCCACCTTCCAGGAGCTGTCCGGCCGCCCAGAGGTCACCGGCCGCCCCTTCGTCCTCACCACCACCAACCGGGAGGGGGCCAGGGAGTATACGGGGGCAGATGTCATCGAGTTGCTCCTCAAGCCCTATGACATCGGCCAGTTCCTGGGCGCGGTGAAGGAGGCCCTGAGCCACGCCCCCAGCAAGAGCCTGTCCCGGGAGCCGCGGATGGAGCAGACCGGCGCCGCTGACCTGCCGTCGTGA
- a CDS encoding pilus assembly protein: MRLSSPFLRHASRRRAALVGGLAGAAVLLTAGLAVSGAMDPPPYAACCTGPLAVGDAMLQPPSGADKEFFEAQTTPPAAIFLLGNNATMQDFHTPLPEVSPDATGCSDPALRGAMSWFDLQSSDARLNGSRIADPDAQLGGGRGFFDPDKYYLSYGTRLPLQRDVSRNDNVGDSPFNYTVLRDFQGAEGTPRPEAICDNNWVGNAAMRAACETCLRTVGWFRGNAENGGKRHRRWVVSGRVLNVRPPKFVAARKVLKDVINTVPDLRMGVATFSHSDDLFDPAWLLRPLKPSCEKSWPLFSEQDLERGGLVTQVNAIEFINSERSIGESLYSLGAYFSSQRQDNVWGRWFTNPLGSTAGYPGAPGGTRDDRDGRGDTWARKTHDFTHLGGDYQDPLPLEGTGDDKSVCAACQASAVIVLSDGQPDNDNTVPVYKMLSLLMEAGAKHPDGTPLTFNPGVDGNPGGVNYCDRYGATKVDCDYFLDTDGDGLDDDDSGPKGGDAHNRNYMDDVAFFLANTDLRGDLTGVQSVRTYTIGYGDNSPMLRSMAHAGAGRFYRADEPGQLRDALMTAIGDLRETATSFSSASVASVQAGSAQTSAYVPRFIPRQGQPYEGHLYRFYFYGEFAQGCDAARARTQDGDPLDLNGDGDCDDSFYLDRPAGFTPGPGAVPSPTAFTANNIVEENVSGEWVKAASARRNAQGRLEGGDPAVPFWDLGETLGRRSASAPCEQLGNPGAPISETGGRCLFTLRDRDGNGRFDQEDNPPVPFDVQHADELRPLLLSGGDGFCSDVFARLDRVWNGGAAEEAECARAVIRFVRGQDVFDADGDRDRDEDRPCAEDSGRSCKLGDIFHSSPILVEPPAEPFLCDLGLAPQCLRTLYADYVQEGTPPTSEPVCGSGASAKPCYQATPMRPPLNVGDGDYGAYGQYLQAQGRRDRFLLVGSNGGMLHAVHAGRALASPGRTSALEDLYDLGTGQELWGFIPPDLLPRLGLLVRGHEYLVDGTPMVRDVWVDGLDDNRVEGTEGEGRGDGVKQASEFRTLAILTERGGGQRYSALDVTDPYGMLGNVAGAAGPFRWMFPQACDSEAAHMGQAWMNFAPKPPPIGPVRLASARESRGWEERWAVFLNGGYSADLTRGRGLYVLDAWTGQKLWSFASRAGAGGGDSYQAMADQLMPVAAAPALVDVGRALDLKADQDGFFDTVVVGDLGGQVWTFRLFEPGEDSSGTVTNWHGARTFEVARGQPAHQKTPFFNIASNTLQPETGWLRTYLGTGDRQHLRDTEGEACGPDNLLACVRMKCDVSLTLAGAVSGVSRTSVLEYSGGVLTRNEDTVTGAPVNVCAPGRLELTQLSIDCGGGALGSGQYRFPPNPSVPSGSRSECTLQNGRWSCESRRLATGSKGNLRLGEGDRSQVPHNTYVGFYNYGGARAFTDRASALALDGRRWTDVDDACPTGRDCGLRDVTIPPAQLRARRMPDGSLQSYVTPEALAALPRASTTGAGWFVRYGGLDEKTAAGSSLLGGIVFWPSYAPPVTVPGACRTTGAGDLGRSWQMDFITGWPDQAESFKLYDDDGSLAGYLPFKTRDVLSPPPEPASVITVSRTGAVRYTTLDTGVGQSPNQETLRQNDHPVSDISWVEVPSSVHVCRHVDARACK; the protein is encoded by the coding sequence ATGCGCCTGTCCTCCCCGTTCCTCCGTCATGCCTCGCGCCGCCGCGCCGCCCTCGTGGGTGGCCTGGCCGGCGCCGCCGTCCTGCTCACCGCCGGGCTCGCCGTCTCCGGCGCCATGGACCCGCCGCCCTACGCCGCCTGCTGCACCGGCCCGCTGGCGGTGGGGGACGCGATGCTCCAGCCCCCCTCCGGCGCCGACAAGGAGTTCTTCGAGGCGCAGACGACGCCCCCCGCGGCCATCTTCCTGCTGGGCAACAACGCCACCATGCAGGACTTCCACACGCCGCTGCCGGAGGTAAGCCCGGATGCCACCGGCTGCTCGGACCCGGCGCTGCGCGGGGCCATGTCCTGGTTCGACCTCCAGTCTTCCGATGCGCGCCTCAACGGCTCGCGCATCGCCGACCCGGACGCGCAGTTGGGAGGCGGACGCGGCTTCTTCGACCCGGACAAGTACTACCTCTCCTATGGCACGCGGCTGCCGCTGCAGCGGGACGTCAGCCGCAACGACAACGTCGGTGACTCGCCCTTCAACTACACCGTGCTGCGCGACTTCCAGGGCGCCGAGGGCACCCCGCGGCCGGAGGCCATCTGCGACAACAACTGGGTGGGGAACGCCGCGATGCGGGCGGCCTGTGAGACGTGCCTGCGCACCGTGGGCTGGTTCCGGGGCAACGCGGAGAACGGCGGCAAGCGCCACCGCCGCTGGGTGGTCAGCGGGCGCGTGCTGAACGTGCGGCCGCCCAAGTTCGTCGCCGCGCGCAAGGTGCTCAAGGACGTTATCAACACGGTGCCGGACCTGCGCATGGGCGTGGCCACGTTCAGCCACAGCGATGACCTCTTCGACCCCGCGTGGCTGCTGCGCCCCCTGAAGCCCTCGTGCGAGAAGTCCTGGCCGCTGTTCTCCGAGCAGGACCTGGAGCGCGGCGGGCTGGTGACGCAGGTCAACGCCATCGAGTTCATCAACAGTGAGCGCTCCATCGGCGAGTCGCTCTACAGCCTCGGGGCGTACTTCTCCTCGCAGCGGCAGGACAACGTGTGGGGCCGGTGGTTCACCAACCCGCTGGGCTCCACGGCGGGCTACCCCGGCGCCCCGGGCGGCACGCGAGACGACAGGGATGGGCGCGGTGACACGTGGGCGCGCAAGACGCACGACTTCACCCACCTGGGGGGCGATTACCAGGACCCGCTGCCACTGGAGGGCACGGGCGACGACAAGTCGGTGTGCGCCGCCTGTCAGGCCAGCGCCGTCATCGTCCTGTCCGACGGCCAGCCGGACAACGACAACACCGTGCCCGTCTACAAGATGCTCAGCCTGCTGATGGAGGCGGGCGCGAAGCACCCGGATGGCACGCCGCTGACCTTCAACCCCGGCGTGGATGGGAACCCGGGTGGGGTGAACTACTGCGACCGCTACGGCGCCACCAAGGTGGACTGCGACTACTTCCTCGACACCGATGGTGACGGCCTGGATGACGACGACAGCGGGCCCAAGGGCGGCGACGCGCACAACCGCAACTACATGGATGACGTCGCCTTCTTCCTCGCCAACACGGACCTGCGCGGGGACCTGACCGGGGTGCAGTCGGTGCGCACGTACACCATCGGCTACGGCGACAACAGCCCCATGCTGCGCAGCATGGCGCACGCGGGCGCCGGCCGCTTCTACCGCGCGGACGAGCCGGGGCAGCTGCGCGACGCGCTGATGACGGCCATCGGCGACCTGCGGGAGACGGCGACGTCGTTCTCCTCCGCGAGCGTCGCCAGCGTGCAGGCCGGCAGCGCGCAGACGTCCGCCTACGTGCCGCGCTTCATCCCGCGCCAGGGCCAGCCGTACGAGGGCCACCTGTACCGCTTCTACTTCTATGGCGAGTTCGCCCAGGGCTGCGACGCGGCCCGGGCCCGCACCCAGGACGGAGACCCGCTGGACCTCAACGGCGACGGCGACTGCGATGACTCGTTCTACCTGGACCGGCCCGCGGGCTTCACGCCCGGGCCTGGCGCGGTGCCTTCCCCCACCGCCTTCACCGCGAACAACATCGTGGAGGAGAACGTCTCCGGCGAGTGGGTGAAGGCCGCCAGTGCCCGCCGCAACGCGCAGGGCCGGCTGGAGGGCGGAGACCCGGCGGTGCCCTTCTGGGATTTGGGCGAGACGCTCGGCCGCCGCAGCGCGTCCGCGCCGTGCGAGCAGCTCGGCAACCCGGGCGCGCCCATAAGCGAGACGGGAGGCCGCTGCCTCTTCACCCTGCGGGACAGGGATGGGAACGGGCGCTTCGACCAGGAGGACAACCCGCCGGTGCCCTTCGACGTGCAGCACGCGGACGAGCTGCGCCCGCTGCTGCTGTCGGGCGGTGACGGCTTCTGCTCGGACGTCTTCGCGCGGCTGGACCGGGTGTGGAATGGCGGCGCGGCGGAGGAGGCGGAGTGCGCGCGCGCCGTCATCCGCTTCGTGCGCGGGCAGGACGTCTTCGACGCGGACGGAGACCGGGACAGGGACGAGGACCGGCCGTGCGCCGAGGACAGCGGCCGCTCGTGCAAGCTGGGCGACATCTTCCACTCCTCGCCCATCCTGGTGGAGCCGCCCGCGGAGCCCTTCCTCTGCGACCTGGGCCTGGCCCCGCAATGCCTGCGCACGCTGTACGCGGACTACGTGCAGGAGGGCACGCCGCCCACGTCGGAGCCGGTGTGCGGGAGCGGTGCGTCCGCGAAGCCCTGCTACCAGGCCACGCCCATGCGGCCCCCGCTGAACGTGGGGGACGGGGACTACGGCGCCTATGGCCAGTACCTCCAGGCCCAGGGGCGCAGGGACCGCTTCCTGCTGGTGGGCTCCAACGGCGGCATGCTGCACGCGGTGCATGCGGGCCGGGCCCTGGCGTCACCCGGGCGCACCAGCGCGCTGGAGGACCTCTACGATTTAGGCACCGGCCAGGAGCTGTGGGGCTTCATCCCGCCGGACCTGCTGCCCCGGCTGGGCCTGCTCGTCCGCGGGCACGAGTACCTGGTGGACGGCACGCCCATGGTGCGCGACGTCTGGGTGGACGGGCTCGACGACAACCGGGTGGAAGGGACGGAAGGGGAGGGCCGGGGCGACGGCGTGAAGCAGGCGTCGGAGTTCCGCACGCTGGCCATCCTCACCGAGCGGGGCGGCGGACAGCGCTACAGCGCGCTGGACGTGACGGACCCCTACGGGATGCTGGGCAACGTGGCCGGCGCGGCCGGGCCCTTCCGCTGGATGTTCCCCCAGGCGTGCGATTCGGAGGCGGCCCACATGGGGCAGGCGTGGATGAACTTCGCGCCCAAGCCGCCGCCCATCGGCCCGGTGCGCCTCGCGAGCGCGCGGGAGTCGCGTGGGTGGGAGGAGCGCTGGGCCGTCTTCCTCAATGGCGGCTACAGCGCCGACCTCACGCGCGGGCGCGGCCTCTACGTGCTGGATGCGTGGACGGGGCAGAAGCTCTGGTCCTTCGCCTCGCGTGCGGGCGCCGGGGGCGGGGACAGCTACCAGGCCATGGCGGACCAGCTGATGCCGGTGGCCGCGGCGCCCGCGCTGGTGGACGTGGGCCGGGCGCTGGACCTCAAGGCGGACCAGGACGGCTTCTTCGACACGGTGGTGGTCGGGGATTTGGGCGGACAGGTGTGGACGTTCCGCCTCTTCGAGCCCGGCGAGGACTCCAGCGGCACGGTGACCAACTGGCATGGCGCACGCACCTTCGAGGTGGCGCGAGGCCAGCCGGCGCACCAGAAGACGCCCTTCTTCAACATCGCCTCCAACACGCTCCAGCCGGAGACGGGCTGGCTGCGGACGTACCTGGGCACTGGAGACCGGCAGCACCTGCGCGACACGGAAGGGGAGGCGTGCGGCCCGGACAACCTGCTGGCGTGCGTGCGCATGAAGTGCGACGTGTCCCTCACGCTCGCAGGCGCGGTGTCCGGCGTGTCGCGCACCAGCGTGCTCGAGTACTCCGGCGGTGTGCTCACGCGGAATGAGGACACCGTCACGGGGGCGCCGGTGAACGTGTGCGCCCCGGGCCGGCTGGAGCTGACGCAGCTGTCCATCGACTGCGGTGGCGGCGCGCTGGGCTCCGGCCAGTACCGCTTCCCTCCCAACCCCAGCGTGCCCTCCGGCTCGCGCAGTGAGTGCACGCTCCAGAATGGCCGCTGGAGCTGCGAGTCCCGGCGGCTCGCCACCGGGAGCAAGGGCAACCTGCGGCTGGGGGAGGGGGACCGGAGCCAGGTGCCGCACAACACCTACGTGGGCTTCTACAACTACGGCGGCGCGCGCGCCTTCACGGACAGGGCCTCCGCGCTGGCGCTGGACGGCCGGCGCTGGACGGACGTGGATGACGCCTGCCCCACCGGCCGGGACTGCGGCCTGCGCGACGTCACCATTCCTCCAGCCCAGCTGCGGGCACGGCGGATGCCGGATGGCTCGCTGCAGAGCTACGTGACGCCGGAGGCGCTGGCCGCGCTGCCGCGCGCGTCCACCACGGGGGCCGGCTGGTTCGTGCGCTACGGCGGCCTGGACGAGAAGACGGCCGCGGGCTCCAGCCTCCTGGGCGGCATCGTCTTCTGGCCGTCCTACGCGCCGCCGGTGACGGTGCCCGGGGCGTGCCGGACGACGGGCGCTGGCGACCTCGGCCGCTCGTGGCAGATGGACTTCATCACCGGCTGGCCGGACCAGGCGGAGAGCTTCAAGCTGTACGACGACGACGGCAGCCTCGCGGGCTACCTGCCCTTCAAGACGCGCGACGTGCTGTCGCCTCCGCCGGAGCCGGCCAGCGTCATCACCGTCTCCCGGACGGGCGCCGTCCGCTACACCACGCTGGACACGGGCGTGGGGCAGTCACCCAACCAGGAGACGCTGCGGCAGAACGACCACCCCGTCTCGGACATCTCCTGGGTGGAGGTGCCCAGCAGCGTCCACGTCTGCCGCCACGTGGACGCCAGGGCCTGCAAGTAG